A segment of the Populus alba chromosome 9, ASM523922v2, whole genome shotgun sequence genome:
AAACAAATAATCATGTGAATGTGTCTTCATTGGAAATGTGTACAAATCCTTGACAAGTCCCCATAATAAACagattaatcaataaaaagaatagaaaaacaaCTTTATAGCACAAATTAATCACCTTTTAGTTGTTTTTCGGTCCCACTAAAAGGCTCTTAAGAGGAAGTGCTGGACCAAATTCTAAAAATTGAAGTAGCTTCGGGGTactttatggaaaaaaaagagaactcaAAGTTGGGACAAAACATAAATAGCCAAACCTACTGTGGTTAAAATGAGATACTAAAACGTTAGAGAGCTAAATAATAAATctcttaactatttttttagagCCAAAGCTTCTTTGGCTTTTGAAACCCCTCTCTTTCTGTCTTTCACTCGCTTTCTCACACTGCGTTTCGATGAGCTAAGGTAATAATGCCTTCCCCTCTCTGATTTGAATTCCAAATTTTCACTAACCCCTTTTCTCCTTAGTATATTACTCTTAATCtctcatttatttgttttctgtgaagtttttttgtttttggagatTAATGGTGAAATTTTAAGCAAAATGGATCAATTTTTGTAACTACGTGTAAACTAGgttattattgtaaattttgcatttttatttgatgggtCTTGTTTCTCTAGGTGATAAACAGAACCCATGTTTCAAAATTGCTGTATTTAATATTCTGGGTTTCTGTTTTTTTGCCACTTCTGCTTGATTTATCTTCAATGTTGCTCAAAGATTAAGGTTTTATGTAAGAGGAATAGGAATTATTGAGTTTATTTGGTTATTACCTGCGGGATTCTCTTGATTTGGTTGTTGGTATTGTTGTTGCTGTAATGTTAAGTTATTTTGAGCTCAGCTTTTTCTGATTATGCTTAATAAATGCCCTAATTGTGTAATGTGGCTGTTAAGTAGAAATTTCAAGGTGATATGTATATAGTGTGCTCTAGATAATGAAGAAGGAtatgtcaatttctttttttcttttgagttacATGATTTGTTAGGATTTACTTGTGAATCTAATGCAAAAGGAAAATGCTGCCTTATGGCTTTGTTTATAGTAAGTATATTGGATGAGTGTTCAGGAAATGGTCATTCAatcagaattaaaaaagaaaaagaacttgTATTTGTTGGATCTGCTTTCTTGGGTTCGATGTTCATTGACTTAGTGTTAAGAAATCTGAAGCTTCTGTCCTTTATTTAACTTGCATGGGTGATTATACTTAACACAATGAATTCTTTCATTGTGTTTGGCTTGTATCATTTATTAGTTTTAGTTTCCAAAGGTTTCTGATCATTAGACTTCTTGTATAGTTAAGTTCTGAATCTCTCACGTTTGTCTTTACTTCAGATGGTTCAACAAACGATAGATTCAAAATTTAGTGAGTATGGGCTCAGCAATACTGATACTAACTTGTCCACACACGATAAGCAATTCCCACTTGTTTTAAAGAAGACAGCATTAAGAGATGTGCAGAATGAAAATAGAATTCCCAAATCTGTTGGAAATTCTCCATTATCAAAGGACAGAGGACAGACTATGAACAGCTTTAAGGTTTCTGGAGCCAAGAGACCATCGTCTGAGGGCCTGATGAACCCTCCAGTTCTCCGATATGAATCTTCAACTAGTGGTGCTCCAAATTCTCATCTTGTTTATGTCCGCAGGAAATCTGAAGCAGAAACAGGCAAGCTTGGTCATCATGAGGAGACTGTTCAACCAAAACCCTCCCAGATAAATGAGCCAACAGTCTCTTCCTTTCAAGCTTTGGCACCTATGCCTGTGGCTCCCCCTATAAGTTCATTTGGAAAACCTTCAGTTCCTCTTCCTCTTGGACAGTCTAGCATAAGGTTTGCACCAGCAGAATCTAGTTGTCATCCTGTTGGTTCCACTGTCCCTACATCTAATCTTATGGCAGATAAAAATATGCATTGGGAAGAGCGGTATTGTCAATTGCAGAttttattgaagaaattggatgAATCTGATCAAGAGGAATATGCCCAGAGTAAGTCTTGGAGTTTCAAATTGAGATAATCTATTTAACCACTGCTAAGCATTGatttcctttctctctcaatgttttttttttccctgctgCAGAGCTTCGGTCAGTTTCCTCAGTTGAGCTTAGCAGACACGCAATTGAGTTGGAAAAGAGATCAATTCAACTTTCACTGGAGGAAGGTAACATGAATTTCCGTTCTGTgtgccttttgttttcctttgaaTGTGTGTATGGTAAGGTAAGGTCAAACACAACCCTCATAAACTGTAATATGGATATGATTTGGGGAGTCTGCATGTTTGAGGTG
Coding sequences within it:
- the LOC118032303 gene encoding uncharacterized protein, giving the protein MVQQTIDSKFSEYGLSNTDTNLSTHDKQFPLVLKKTALRDVQNENRIPKSVGNSPLSKDRGQTMNSFKVSGAKRPSSEGLMNPPVLRYESSTSGAPNSHLVYVRRKSEAETGKLGHHEETVQPKPSQINEPTVSSFQALAPMPVAPPISSFGKPSVPLPLGQSSIRFAPAESSCHPVGSTVPTSNLMADKNMHWEERYCQLQILLKKLDESDQEEYAQKLRSVSSVELSRHAIELEKRSIQLSLEEAKELQRVAILNVLGKSLKNFKAPSTHQSQSEK